One genomic window of Thioclava sp. GXIMD4216 includes the following:
- a CDS encoding H-type lectin domain-containing protein, with product MLKIDAQQVGIGQGTLVLFSDYQDGGKMWTGTGPRELRRVVNFDEAYAMPPKVQVTLSMWDIDQQHNPRMDISADMITTEGFVIVFRTWGDSKVARVRADWLAIGPVRHDDDWDVY from the coding sequence ATGCTGAAAATTGACGCACAACAGGTTGGCATCGGCCAAGGGACCTTGGTGCTTTTTTCGGACTATCAGGATGGCGGCAAGATGTGGACGGGCACCGGCCCGCGCGAATTGCGCCGCGTGGTGAATTTTGACGAGGCCTATGCAATGCCTCCCAAAGTTCAGGTCACGCTTTCGATGTGGGATATCGATCAGCAGCATAATCCGCGTATGGATATCTCGGCGGATATGATCACCACCGAAGGCTTTGTGATCGTGTTCCGGACATGGGGGGATAGCAAGGTGGCACGGGTGCGCGCCGACTGGCTTGCCATCGGTCCTGTCCGTCATGATGACGACTGGGATGTGTATTGA
- a CDS encoding EAL domain-containing protein: MNADFTSVLNRSKHQTIREAVVDTLKESLSALRDYLGMETIFVSEIEDGRLWFLTVDEATPFLKPLIPGNGLPLNDTLCYWVCNDILPHIIQSRDPIMETVRHLRDDENFDIGIHVSFPIHIHPGLPFGTICCFSRKERPPLTDVELRMFRTMAEMISANLRLHAKISGLDEPLCEDLAQTLRKPAISPVFQPIKRFEDGHIIGYEGLSRFQEMPQHSPQDMFALAQNYGMGPKLELNAANCILDEAERLNLTSLISINHSPDSLLAPSLQSRFEAYLEGNAQRALAVEISEQAVIQDFARLGRRLDALRALGVKIALDDVGQGNAGLAHILALKPDLIKLDRVIVAELANRKENRAMVSALLQFSKETGCELIAEGIETENEKAILMDLGVKYGQGFYLGRPAPLPRQH; this comes from the coding sequence ATGAATGCTGATTTCACCTCGGTATTGAACCGATCGAAACATCAAACGATCCGCGAAGCCGTCGTGGACACGCTCAAAGAGTCGTTGAGCGCGTTACGCGACTATCTTGGCATGGAAACCATCTTCGTGTCGGAAATTGAGGACGGGCGCCTGTGGTTTCTGACCGTTGATGAAGCCACCCCGTTTCTGAAGCCGCTGATCCCCGGTAATGGCCTGCCCCTCAACGACACGCTTTGCTATTGGGTCTGCAACGACATCCTGCCGCATATCATCCAGTCCCGCGATCCGATCATGGAGACCGTGCGCCACCTCCGCGACGACGAGAACTTCGATATCGGGATCCATGTCTCTTTTCCGATCCACATCCACCCGGGTCTGCCCTTCGGCACCATCTGCTGTTTCTCCAGAAAGGAACGCCCGCCGCTGACCGATGTAGAGCTGAGAATGTTCCGCACGATGGCCGAAATGATTTCCGCCAATCTGCGCTTGCATGCGAAGATCTCCGGACTTGACGAACCGCTCTGCGAGGATCTGGCGCAAACCCTCCGCAAGCCTGCAATCAGCCCCGTCTTCCAGCCCATCAAGCGGTTCGAGGACGGGCATATCATCGGCTATGAGGGCCTGTCGCGTTTTCAGGAAATGCCGCAGCACAGCCCGCAAGACATGTTCGCTTTGGCGCAGAATTACGGCATGGGACCAAAGCTGGAGCTGAACGCCGCAAACTGCATCCTTGACGAGGCCGAGCGTCTGAACCTCACCAGCCTGATCAGCATCAACCATTCGCCGGACAGCCTTCTGGCCCCGTCACTGCAAAGCCGCTTCGAAGCCTATCTGGAAGGAAATGCCCAGCGTGCACTTGCTGTAGAGATTTCGGAACAAGCGGTCATTCAGGATTTCGCACGGCTTGGACGGCGGTTGGATGCCTTACGGGCGCTCGGCGTCAAGATCGCGCTTGATGATGTCGGACAAGGCAATGCAGGGCTGGCCCATATCCTTGCGCTGAAACCCGATCTGATCAAGCTCGATCGTGTGATCGTCGCCGAGCTGGCCAATCGAAAGGAAAACCGTGCGATGGTCAGTGCGCTATTGCAGTTTTCGAAAGAGACCGGTTGCGAGCTGATTGCGGAAGGGATCGAGACCGAAAACGAGAAAGCGATCCTGATGGATCTTGGTGTGAAATACGGTCAGGGCTTCTATCTGGGACGCCCAGCCCCGCTGCCCCGCCAGCATTAA
- a CDS encoding alpha-D-ribose 1-methylphosphonate 5-triphosphate diphosphatase, producing MSWQITGGQILHETLSDGTLTLASGVIGTGMGRHQLDARGFWILPGIVDLHGDAFERHLAPRRGMVSDLGANLGFVEGELAACGITTAWLAQFWSWEGGMRGPEFATRLAHALKAADLRLDMRMQLRLETHMIDDLKAVVDLANETGLDYLLFNDHLPHKALESGKKPPRLNGSALKAGRSPEAHHAMMQALKARDAEVEGFVRAVMQALPDLHFGSHDDDAGLRDVWAARGVGIAEFPVSRGAAVAARAQGHAVIMGAPNVLRGGSHNRGSVSAGDLVAEGLVDALASDYHYPAMIGAVFALVDRGICDLAQAWWLVSEGPAQVMGLTDRGTLEAGKRGDLVILCPERRRVMGCFAAGRPVFLSGELAERLG from the coding sequence ATGAGCTGGCAGATCACAGGTGGGCAGATCCTGCACGAGACCCTGAGCGACGGCACGCTGACGCTGGCCTCGGGCGTGATCGGCACGGGTATGGGGCGTCACCAGCTGGATGCGCGGGGCTTCTGGATCCTGCCGGGGATCGTGGATCTGCATGGCGATGCGTTTGAACGTCACTTGGCGCCGCGCCGTGGGATGGTTTCGGATCTGGGGGCCAATCTGGGCTTTGTCGAGGGCGAACTGGCGGCCTGTGGCATCACCACCGCTTGGCTGGCGCAATTCTGGTCATGGGAGGGCGGCATGCGCGGCCCCGAATTTGCCACGCGGCTGGCCCATGCGCTGAAGGCGGCCGATCTGCGGCTGGATATGCGGATGCAGCTGCGGCTGGAAACCCATATGATCGATGATCTCAAGGCGGTGGTGGATCTGGCCAACGAGACGGGGCTGGATTATCTGCTGTTCAACGACCACCTGCCGCATAAGGCGCTGGAATCTGGCAAGAAACCGCCTCGACTGAACGGATCGGCGCTGAAGGCGGGGCGTTCGCCCGAGGCCCATCACGCGATGATGCAGGCGCTGAAGGCCCGTGATGCAGAGGTCGAGGGCTTTGTGCGCGCGGTGATGCAGGCCCTGCCCGATTTGCATTTCGGCTCGCATGATGATGACGCGGGGCTGCGGGACGTTTGGGCCGCGCGTGGCGTGGGGATTGCGGAATTTCCGGTCTCACGCGGGGCGGCCGTGGCGGCCCGCGCACAGGGACATGCGGTGATCATGGGCGCGCCCAATGTGCTGCGAGGGGGGTCGCATAATCGCGGCTCGGTCTCGGCAGGCGATCTAGTGGCGGAAGGTCTGGTGGATGCACTGGCCTCGGATTACCACTATCCGGCAATGATCGGCGCGGTCTTTGCGCTGGTAGATCGCGGGATCTGCGATCTGGCGCAGGCATGGTGGCTGGTATCAGAAGGGCCCGCGCAGGTCATGGGGCTGACGGATCGCGGCACCCTTGAGGCAGGCAAACGCGGGGATCTGGTGATCCTCTGCCCCGAGCGCCGCCGCGTCATGGGCTGTTTTGCCGCTGGACGCCCGGTGTTCCTATCGGGCGAGCTGGCCGAGCGACTGGGGTAA
- the atpD gene encoding F0F1 ATP synthase subunit beta → MAKHGKVTQVIGAVVDVQFEDGLPEILNALETTNNGNRLVLEVAQHLGQGTVRTIAMDSTEGLVRGAGVTDTGAPISVPVGAPTLGRILNVIGEPVDEKGEVAKDEVRAIHQPAPEFSEQSTESAVLVTGIKVIDLLAPYAKGGKIGLFGGAGVGKTVLIMELINNIAKVHSGFSVFAGVGERTREGNDLYHEMIESGVIVPDNLSESKVALVYGQMNEPPGARSRIALTGLTIAEQFRDSSGSDVLFFVDNIFRFTQAGSEVSALLGRIPSAVGYQPTLATDMGAMQERITSTKKGSITSIQAVYVPADDLTDPAPATTFAHLDATTVLSRAISELGIYPAVDPLDSSSRMMDPQILGEEHYKVARDVQNILQRYKSLQDIIAILGMDELSEEDKITVQRARKIQRFLSQPFDVAKVFTGSDGVQVPLEDTISSFKAVVAGEYDHLPEAAFYMVGGIEEVKAKAEKLAANA, encoded by the coding sequence ATGGCAAAGCATGGCAAAGTGACGCAGGTCATCGGCGCCGTCGTGGACGTTCAGTTCGAAGACGGCCTGCCCGAAATCCTCAATGCGCTCGAGACCACCAACAACGGCAACCGCCTCGTTCTGGAGGTTGCGCAGCACCTCGGTCAGGGCACCGTTCGCACCATCGCGATGGACTCGACCGAAGGTCTGGTCCGCGGCGCGGGCGTGACCGATACTGGCGCACCGATCTCGGTGCCGGTTGGCGCGCCGACCCTCGGCCGTATCCTGAACGTCATCGGCGAGCCGGTTGATGAAAAAGGCGAAGTCGCGAAAGACGAAGTCCGCGCGATCCACCAGCCCGCTCCGGAATTCTCCGAGCAATCGACCGAGAGCGCCGTTCTTGTGACCGGCATCAAGGTGATCGACCTTCTTGCGCCCTACGCAAAGGGTGGTAAGATCGGTCTGTTCGGTGGTGCAGGCGTGGGTAAAACCGTTCTGATCATGGAACTGATCAACAACATCGCAAAAGTGCACTCGGGCTTCTCGGTGTTTGCAGGTGTTGGCGAGCGGACCCGTGAAGGGAACGACCTCTATCACGAAATGATCGAATCCGGCGTTATCGTTCCCGATAACCTGTCGGAATCGAAAGTGGCACTGGTCTACGGCCAGATGAACGAGCCTCCGGGGGCACGTTCGCGCATCGCCCTGACCGGTCTGACCATCGCAGAGCAATTCCGCGACAGTTCGGGTTCGGACGTTCTGTTCTTCGTGGACAACATCTTCCGCTTCACCCAAGCCGGTTCGGAAGTGTCGGCCCTTCTGGGTCGTATCCCTTCGGCCGTGGGCTACCAGCCGACGCTGGCCACCGATATGGGCGCGATGCAGGAACGCATCACCTCGACGAAGAAGGGCTCGATCACCTCGATCCAGGCCGTCTACGTTCCTGCGGACGACTTGACCGACCCCGCGCCGGCAACCACCTTCGCCCACCTCGACGCAACCACCGTTCTGTCGCGTGCGATCTCGGAACTGGGGATCTACCCCGCCGTTGACCCGCTCGACAGCTCCTCGCGCATGATGGATCCGCAGATCCTCGGCGAAGAGCACTACAAAGTGGCGCGCGACGTGCAAAACATCCTGCAACGCTACAAATCGCTGCAAGATATCATCGCGATCCTCGGTATGGACGAACTGTCGGAAGAAGATAAGATCACCGTGCAACGCGCACGTAAGATCCAGCGCTTCCTCTCGCAGCCGTTCGACGTGGCAAAAGTCTTCACCGGCTCGGACGGTGTTCAGGTTCCGCTGGAAGACACGATTTCGTCCTTCAAGGCCGTTGTCGCTGGCGAATATGACCACCTGCCGGAAGCAGCCTTCTACATGGTTGGCGGCATCGAGGAAGTGAAAGCCAAAGCCGAGAAACTCGCGGCGAACGCGTAA
- a CDS encoding F0F1 ATP synthase subunit gamma, translating into MPSLKDLKNRIASVKNTRKITKAMQMVAAAKLRRAQEAAESARPFAERMNAVMSSLAASVGGSDSAPRLLAGTGSQQVHLLVVMTAERGLCGGFNVNIAKKAKQAAHKLKAEGKTVKIITVGKKGRDSMRRELGDLFIDHVDLSGVKNLRYVDAQSIAKNVLARFDAGEFDVATIFYSRFQSVIAQIPTAHQIIPATFDAPEDATGASAVYDYEPSEEAILHDLLPRGVATQIFTALLENAASEQGARMSAMDNATRNAGDMIDDLTVEFNRSRQAAITTELTEIISGAEAL; encoded by the coding sequence ATGCCCAGCCTTAAGGACCTCAAAAACCGGATCGCGAGTGTCAAGAACACTCGTAAGATCACGAAGGCGATGCAAATGGTCGCGGCAGCAAAATTGCGCCGCGCCCAGGAAGCAGCCGAAAGCGCACGGCCCTTCGCCGAGCGTATGAACGCTGTGATGTCATCGCTGGCCGCCTCGGTGGGCGGCTCTGATAGCGCGCCCCGGCTTCTGGCCGGGACGGGTTCGCAGCAGGTGCATCTTCTGGTGGTGATGACGGCGGAACGCGGCCTGTGTGGCGGCTTCAACGTCAATATCGCCAAGAAGGCAAAGCAAGCAGCGCATAAGCTCAAGGCCGAAGGCAAGACGGTGAAAATCATCACCGTCGGCAAGAAAGGCCGCGATTCGATGCGCCGCGAGCTTGGTGACCTGTTCATCGATCACGTCGATCTGTCGGGGGTGAAGAACCTGCGTTATGTCGACGCGCAATCCATTGCGAAGAACGTGCTTGCCCGCTTTGACGCAGGCGAGTTCGATGTTGCGACGATCTTCTATTCGCGCTTCCAGTCGGTGATCGCCCAGATCCCGACGGCGCATCAGATCATCCCCGCAACCTTCGACGCACCGGAAGATGCAACTGGCGCTTCGGCAGTCTATGACTACGAGCCCAGCGAAGAAGCGATCCTGCATGACCTGCTGCCGCGTGGTGTGGCAACGCAGATCTTCACGGCGCTTCTGGAAAATGCTGCATCGGAGCAAGGCGCACGGATGTCCGCAATGGACAACGCAACGCGCAACGCCGGCGATATGATCGACGACCTGACCGTGGAATTCAACCGTTCCCGCCAGGCCGCAATCACCACCGAGCTTACGGAAATTATTTCGGGCGCTGAGGCGCTCTGA
- a CDS encoding TraB/GumN family protein, with protein sequence MLRKILRSAMLLGSLFGPVAAHAACSGANLFDALPREVRAMMLERAHAVTHGQGLVWRATKGRQSILLIGTNHVPDSRHIALLQEVQAEFGRVKALYVEAGPDEEAALQKAMAERTDLMFMTDKTLPDILPEADWQALRKAGKDRGIPGPLLAKMQPAFVMITLAMPRCMIEALQAGQGGVDKRLIAEATRQHVPIVALEPYDTLFRVMDGLSQEDAIAMLQSTLAATEDGDATMATLADLYARGEVQLIWEFERQQALERGDPPAEVERQLALTHSLLIAGRNRTWVPEIEEAAAKGPIMVAAGALHMVGEDGVLALLERDGWKVSPQMRKLGF encoded by the coding sequence ATGCTACGTAAAATCCTGCGCTCGGCCATGCTTCTGGGCAGTCTCTTCGGGCCGGTCGCGGCACATGCGGCCTGTTCTGGCGCAAATCTTTTTGACGCGCTGCCCCGTGAAGTCCGTGCCATGATGCTGGAACGGGCGCATGCCGTGACGCATGGTCAGGGGCTTGTGTGGCGCGCCACCAAGGGGCGGCAGTCCATTTTGCTGATCGGCACCAATCACGTGCCGGATTCGCGTCACATCGCCTTGCTGCAGGAGGTGCAGGCCGAATTCGGTCGGGTGAAGGCGCTTTATGTCGAGGCGGGGCCTGACGAAGAGGCGGCCTTGCAGAAGGCTATGGCCGAGCGGACCGATCTGATGTTCATGACAGACAAGACCCTGCCCGATATCCTGCCGGAAGCCGATTGGCAGGCCCTGCGCAAGGCGGGGAAAGACCGCGGCATTCCGGGGCCACTTCTGGCCAAGATGCAACCGGCATTCGTCATGATCACACTGGCGATGCCACGCTGTATGATCGAGGCATTGCAGGCGGGCCAAGGCGGGGTGGACAAGCGGCTGATCGCCGAAGCGACCAGACAGCACGTGCCGATTGTGGCGCTTGAGCCTTATGATACGCTGTTTCGGGTCATGGACGGGCTGTCGCAAGAAGACGCCATTGCCATGTTGCAATCGACTTTGGCGGCCACCGAGGATGGTGATGCCACGATGGCCACGTTGGCCGATCTTTATGCGCGCGGCGAAGTGCAGCTGATCTGGGAATTCGAACGCCAGCAGGCCTTGGAGCGCGGTGATCCACCGGCAGAGGTCGAGCGGCAACTGGCGCTGACCCATTCGCTTTTGATTGCCGGGCGCAATCGGACATGGGTGCCCGAGATCGAAGAGGCGGCTGCGAAAGGCCCGATCATGGTTGCTGCCGGTGCGCTGCATATGGTGGGCGAGGACGGGGTGCTGGCACTTCTGGAGCGCGATGGCTGGAAGGTTTCGCCGCAAATGCGGAAGCTGGGCTTCTAG
- a CDS encoding F0F1 ATP synthase subunit epsilon has protein sequence MANTMQADLVAPERKLASVQATQVLVPGAEGDMTVMPGHAPVITSLRPGKLTIVSEAGEESYAVTGGFAEISQDGIAVLAERALPAAEFTAEIAAQLVDEARKAHAEATPSVAEMTAKMLADMEALGAHMLG, from the coding sequence ATGGCCAATACGATGCAAGCCGATCTCGTGGCCCCCGAACGGAAGCTCGCTTCCGTTCAAGCCACGCAGGTTCTCGTTCCGGGTGCCGAAGGCGACATGACGGTCATGCCGGGCCACGCGCCCGTCATTACCTCGCTGCGCCCCGGCAAGCTGACGATCGTGTCTGAAGCGGGGGAAGAAAGCTATGCCGTCACTGGCGGCTTTGCCGAGATCTCGCAAGACGGTATTGCCGTTCTGGCCGAGCGTGCCCTTCCTGCGGCAGAGTTCACGGCAGAGATTGCCGCGCAACTCGTTGACGAAGCGCGCAAGGCACATGCGGAGGCAACTCCTTCGGTTGCCGAGATGACCGCGAAGATGCTTGCCGACATGGAAGCCCTCGGAGCACATATGCTCGGTTAA
- a CDS encoding manganese-dependent inorganic pyrophosphatase, which translates to MTTKVFGHKSPDTDSTGSPIIWAWYLNEIKGIDAKPCLLGEPNTEAAFVLEHFGLDKPEIISGVEAGEKVVIVDTNNPAELPEGINAADITAIIDHHKLVGGLETKGPIDITIRPLACTATIMHDLIGDDLAKAPAGIKGAMLACILSDTLEFRSPTTTDHDKAVCEKLAADLGIEINDLATKMFEAKSDVSAFSDAELLRMDSKEYTVGSTGLRVSVLETTAPQLLLDRKDALMGAMPAVAKEDGADEVLLFIIDILNEEATLLVPNDTVKQIAEASFDCSVSGDTVVLPGIMSRKKQIIPNLKA; encoded by the coding sequence ATGACCACCAAGGTTTTTGGCCATAAATCTCCCGACACCGACTCGACCGGCTCGCCCATCATCTGGGCGTGGTATCTCAACGAGATCAAAGGCATCGACGCCAAGCCCTGCCTCTTGGGCGAACCAAATACCGAAGCGGCCTTCGTGCTGGAGCATTTCGGTCTGGACAAGCCCGAGATCATTTCGGGCGTTGAGGCTGGCGAGAAGGTTGTCATCGTTGACACCAATAACCCCGCCGAGCTGCCCGAGGGCATCAATGCCGCCGATATCACCGCGATCATCGACCACCACAAGCTGGTCGGCGGTCTGGAAACCAAAGGCCCGATCGATATCACCATCCGCCCGCTGGCCTGCACCGCGACCATCATGCATGACCTGATCGGCGATGATCTGGCCAAGGCACCTGCGGGGATCAAGGGCGCGATGCTGGCCTGTATCCTGTCGGATACGCTGGAATTCCGCTCGCCCACCACCACCGATCACGACAAAGCCGTCTGCGAGAAACTGGCCGCGGATCTGGGCATCGAGATCAATGATCTGGCGACCAAGATGTTCGAGGCGAAATCCGATGTCTCGGCCTTCTCGGATGCCGAGCTTCTGCGCATGGACTCCAAGGAATACACCGTGGGTTCGACGGGGCTGCGCGTCTCGGTTCTGGAAACCACCGCGCCGCAGCTTCTGCTGGACCGTAAGGATGCGCTGATGGGGGCGATGCCCGCCGTAGCCAAGGAAGATGGCGCCGATGAGGTTCTGCTGTTCATCATCGACATTCTGAACGAAGAGGCCACGCTCCTGGTGCCCAATGACACGGTGAAGCAGATCGCCGAAGCCTCTTTCGACTGCTCGGTTTCGGGCGATACGGTCGTTCTGCCTGGCATCATGTCGCGCAAGAAACAGATCATCCCTAATCTGAAGGCCTGA
- the groES gene encoding co-chaperone GroES gives MAFKPLHDRVLVKRVESEEKTKGGLIIPDSAKEKPAEGEIVSVGEGARKDSGELIAPSVKAGDRVLFGKWSGTEITLEGVEYLIMKESDIMGIIA, from the coding sequence ATGGCATTCAAACCGCTTCATGACCGTGTTCTGGTCAAGCGCGTCGAGAGCGAAGAAAAGACCAAAGGCGGCCTGATCATCCCCGACAGCGCAAAAGAGAAGCCGGCAGAAGGCGAAATCGTTTCCGTGGGCGAAGGCGCACGTAAGGATTCGGGCGAGCTGATCGCACCCTCCGTCAAAGCAGGCGATCGCGTCCTGTTCGGCAAATGGTCGGGCACCGAGATCACGCTGGAAGGCGTTGAGTACCTGATCATGAAAGAATCCGACATCATGGGCATCATCGCGTAA
- a CDS encoding LysR family transcriptional regulator ArgP has protein sequence MLDYPALQALAAVIESGSFEAAAHALRVTPSAVSQRIKTLEDRMGAVLVVRGQPCSGTAQGLRLAQHLAQVQLLEHSLRAQGEARLRVAINADSLATWALPAMAGLEALFDLVIEDETQSEGWLKRGEVMGAVTTNAHAVAGCDIVALGRMRYIPCATPDFIARHFPQGVTAQALAEAPALVFSAKDGLQAAWARQHYGLTRPLKRHQIGATHDFLRAGLLGMGWALHPQMLARDHLASGGLVALDETQAEVPLYWQFLRNLKEPLAPLSRALQQAAKAQMVSLASGACPR, from the coding sequence ATGTTGGACTATCCCGCGCTACAGGCTCTGGCCGCTGTGATCGAGAGTGGAAGCTTTGAGGCAGCCGCCCATGCGCTGCGGGTCACGCCCTCGGCGGTGTCGCAGCGGATCAAGACGCTGGAGGACCGGATGGGCGCGGTTCTTGTGGTGCGCGGCCAGCCCTGTTCGGGCACCGCGCAGGGGCTGCGGCTGGCGCAGCATCTGGCACAGGTGCAACTGCTGGAACATAGCCTGAGGGCGCAAGGCGAGGCGCGGCTGCGGGTGGCGATCAATGCTGACAGTCTGGCGACTTGGGCGCTTCCGGCGATGGCGGGGCTTGAGGCGCTCTTTGATCTGGTGATCGAGGATGAGACCCAATCCGAAGGCTGGCTGAAACGCGGCGAGGTCATGGGCGCGGTCACCACCAATGCCCACGCCGTGGCGGGATGTGACATCGTGGCTTTGGGCCGGATGCGCTATATCCCCTGTGCGACGCCTGATTTTATCGCGCGCCATTTCCCGCAAGGCGTCACGGCGCAGGCACTGGCCGAGGCGCCCGCGCTGGTGTTTTCCGCCAAAGACGGGCTGCAGGCCGCTTGGGCGCGGCAGCACTATGGCCTGACCCGCCCGCTGAAGCGCCATCAGATTGGCGCGACCCATGACTTCCTGCGCGCGGGGCTGTTGGGGATGGGCTGGGCGTTACACCCCCAGATGCTGGCGCGGGACCATCTGGCATCTGGCGGGCTGGTGGCGCTGGATGAAACTCAGGCCGAGGTGCCGCTTTACTGGCAATTCCTGCGCAATCTCAAAGAGCCGCTGGCGCCTCTGTCGCGCGCCTTACAGCAGGCGGCCAAAGCGCAGATGGTTTCGCTGGCCTCAGGCGCCTGCCCGCGTTAG
- the groL gene encoding chaperonin GroEL (60 kDa chaperone family; promotes refolding of misfolded polypeptides especially under stressful conditions; forms two stacked rings of heptamers to form a barrel-shaped 14mer; ends can be capped by GroES; misfolded proteins enter the barrel where they are refolded when GroES binds) — MAAKDVKFGTDARNRMLKGVNILADAVKVTLGPKGRNVVLDKSFGAPRITKDGVSVAKEIELEDKFENMGAQMVKEVASRTNDEAGDGTTTATVLAQAIVREGMKAVAAGMNPMDLKRGIDQATSKVVEAIKAASRPVADSDEVAQVGTISANNEATIGRFIADAMQKVGNDGVITVEENKGMETEVEVVEGMQFDRGYLSPYFATNGDKMVAELEDCLILLHEKKLSSLQPMVPLLEQVIQSQKPLLIIAEDVEGEALATLVVNKLRGGLKIAAVKAPGFGDRRKAMLQDIAILTGGQVISEDLGMKLESVGMDMLGTAKKVTITKDNTTIVDGAGDKAEIEARVGQIRTQIEETTSDYDREKLQERVAKLAGGVAVIRVGGLTEVEVKERKDRVDDALNATRAAVQEGIVVGGGVALIQGAKSLEGVTGANADVDAGIAIVRRALEAPLRQIAENAGVDGAVVAGKIRESSDLKFGFNAQTEEYGDMFSFGVIDPAKVTRTALEDAASIAGLLITTEAMVADKPAKEGAGAPDMGGMGGMGGMGGMM, encoded by the coding sequence ATGGCAGCCAAGGACGTAAAATTCGGCACCGACGCACGCAATCGCATGCTCAAGGGTGTCAACATCCTCGCAGACGCAGTCAAAGTGACGCTGGGCCCGAAAGGCCGTAACGTCGTTCTCGACAAATCCTTCGGCGCACCGCGCATCACCAAAGACGGTGTTTCGGTCGCAAAAGAGATCGAACTCGAAGACAAGTTCGAGAACATGGGCGCGCAAATGGTGAAGGAAGTCGCTTCCCGCACCAATGACGAAGCAGGCGACGGCACCACCACCGCGACCGTTCTCGCACAAGCCATCGTTCGCGAAGGCATGAAAGCTGTCGCAGCGGGCATGAACCCGATGGACCTCAAGCGCGGCATCGACCAAGCGACCTCCAAGGTTGTCGAAGCGATCAAAGCCGCGTCGCGTCCGGTTGCGGATTCCGACGAGGTTGCACAGGTTGGCACCATCTCGGCCAATAACGAAGCCACCATCGGCCGCTTCATTGCAGACGCAATGCAGAAAGTCGGCAATGACGGCGTGATCACCGTCGAAGAAAACAAAGGTATGGAGACCGAGGTCGAAGTCGTCGAAGGTATGCAATTCGACCGCGGCTACCTGTCCCCCTACTTCGCGACCAATGGCGACAAAATGGTTGCCGAGCTGGAAGACTGCCTCATCCTGCTTCACGAGAAAAAACTCTCGTCGCTGCAGCCGATGGTCCCGCTGCTGGAGCAAGTCATCCAGTCGCAAAAACCGCTGCTCATCATCGCAGAAGACGTCGAAGGCGAAGCACTGGCGACCCTCGTGGTCAACAAGCTGCGCGGCGGCCTGAAAATTGCGGCTGTCAAAGCTCCGGGCTTCGGTGATCGCCGTAAGGCCATGCTGCAGGACATCGCGATCCTGACCGGCGGTCAGGTGATCTCGGAAGATCTGGGCATGAAGCTGGAAAGCGTCGGCATGGACATGCTGGGCACCGCGAAAAAAGTCACGATCACCAAAGACAACACCACCATCGTGGACGGTGCTGGCGACAAGGCGGAGATCGAGGCACGCGTTGGCCAGATCCGCACGCAAATCGAGGAAACCACCTCGGATTACGACCGCGAGAAGCTGCAAGAGCGTGTTGCGAAACTCGCAGGCGGTGTGGCAGTGATCCGCGTTGGCGGCCTGACCGAAGTCGAAGTGAAAGAGCGCAAAGACCGCGTTGATGACGCACTGAACGCAACCCGCGCCGCTGTCCAAGAGGGCATCGTTGTGGGGGGTGGTGTTGCTCTGATCCAAGGCGCGAAATCGCTTGAAGGCGTGACCGGCGCGAATGCCGATGTCGATGCGGGTATCGCAATCGTCCGTCGCGCACTGGAAGCTCCGCTGCGTCAGATCGCTGAAAACGCAGGTGTTGACGGCGCGGTTGTCGCTGGCAAGATCCGTGAATCGAGCGACCTCAAGTTCGGCTTCAACGCACAGACCGAAGAATATGGCGACATGTTCTCCTTCGGCGTTATCGATCCGGCAAAGGTCACCCGCACCGCGCTGGAAGACGCAGCCTCGATCGCAGGCCTGCTGATCACCACCGAAGCAATGGTTGCCGACAAGCCCGCAAAAGAAGGCGCAGGCGCGCCGGATATGGGCGGCATGGGCGGCATGGGTGGCATGGGCGGCATGATGTAA